The Thamnophis elegans isolate rThaEle1 chromosome Z, rThaEle1.pri, whole genome shotgun sequence genome contains a region encoding:
- the LOC116522446 gene encoding olfactory receptor 14A16-like, with the protein MDNMSSPSNFLLLQFSAVWELQILHFLLFLILYLAIVLGNLIIISAVIFDHNLHTPMYFFLMNLAIQDLGAVSTIIPKSMANSFMNSRNISYSGCVGQVFCFVSFVESDFFLLTVMAYDRYVAICHPLHYGMVMNRQACAQMVFCAWLMGIFNGAMHTTGTFEVSFCSNVVDQFYCEIPQLLKLSCSDSYQHELTILAINIMIEGACIVFIIITYVLIFTTVLRIPSVHGRQKAFATCLPHLTVFSILISTGWFAYLKPPSNIPSSLNLVLTMIYTFVPPLLNPVIYSMRNKDLTVAITKLFLSACSAIETYFNVSMSQ; encoded by the coding sequence ATGGATAATATGTCATCCCCTTCCAATTTTCTGCTCCTTCAGTTCTCAGCAGTCTGGGAATTACAGATTCTGCATTTTCTTCTGTTCCTGATACTGTATCTGGCAATTGTTTTAGGGAATCTCATAATTATTTCTGCTGTTATTTTTGATCATAACCTTCACACTCCCATGTATTTCTTCCTGATGAACTTAGCCATTCAGGACCTTGGCGCTGTTTCTACTATTATTCCCAAATCCATGGCCAATTCTTTTATGAACTCTAGAAACATTTCTTATTCTGGATGTGTGGGTCAAGTTTTCTGCTTTGTATCCTTTGTTGAATCTGATTTCTTCCTCCTCACAGTCATGGCATATGATCGTTATGTTGCCATTTGTCATCCGCTGCACTATGGGATGGTGATGAATAGACAAGCTTGTGCACAAATGGTGTTTTGTGCTTGGCTGATGGGAATTTTCAATGGAGCAATGCATACTACAGGAACATTTGAAGTCTCCTTTTGCTCTAATGTTGTTGATCAGTTCTACTGTGAAATCCCACAGTTACTCAAGCTATCTTGCTCTGATTCATACCAACATGAACTTACTATTCTGGCAATCAATATTATGATAGAGGGAGCTTGCATTGTCTTCATCATCATAACATATGTGCTGATCTTTACAACAGTGCTAAGAATCCCTTCTGTTCATGGAAGACAAAAAGCCTTTGCAACCTGCCTTCCACATCTCACTGTATTTTCCATATTGATATCCACTGGGTGGTTTGCCTATTTAAAACCACCTTCTAATATCCCATCTAGTTTGAATTTGGTACTGACTATGATATATACCTTTGTCCCACCTCTGCTGAATCCTGTAATCTATAGCATGAGAAACAAAGATCTCACAGTTGCCATCACAAAATTATTTCTTTCAGCATGTTCTGCTATAGAAACATATTTTAATGTTTCCATGTCACAGTGA
- the LOC116521475 gene encoding olfactory receptor 14A16-like produces MENKSRINEFLLHGFPDTEELRIIHIIVFLIIYLAALIENLIIITVIVYSHQLHSPMYFFLVNLSLQDFGSISVTVPKSITNSLMNTEAISYSGCLCQVFFLVFFILSHFFLLGVMAYDRYVAICNPLHYETILNKKACIKMATSVWMCGLSYSMLHTGNMFMVKFCSKIINQFFCEIPQLLKISCSDSYAAEEWILVLGSSLAFIIFLLIVFSYVRIFKAVFQIPSIQGKQKAFSTCLPHLLVICIFMVSGTFAYLKPISSSPSTSDILVSMFYCVVPPIMNPMIYSMRNKELKMAIWKLILNIFSNTLPQFFSFV; encoded by the coding sequence ATGGAAAATAAATCTAGAATCAATGAATTCCTCCTGCATGGCTTCCCTGATACTGAGGAGCTAAGAATAATCCATatcattgtttttttaataatttatttggcAGCCCTCATTGAAAACCTCATCATCATCACTGTCATTGTTTATAGCCATCAGCTGCATTCACCCATGTATTTTTTTCTAGTCAATCTATCCTTGCAAGATTTCGGCTCCATTTCTGTCACAGTTCCAAAGTCAATTACTAATTCCTTGATGAACACAGAAGCCATTTCTTACTCTGGATGTCTCTGCCAagttttcttccttgttttcttcaTCCTATCTCACTTCTTTCTCCTTGGTGTCATGGCCTATGATCGTTATGTAGCCATCTGTAACCCACTGCATTATGAGACTATACTAAACAAAAAAGCCTGCATCAAAATGGCAACCAGTGTCTGGATGTGTGGACTATCTTATTCAATGCTCCATACAGGAAATATGTTTATGGTGAAGTTCTGTTCAAAAATCATCAATCAGTTTTTTTGTGAAATTCCTCAGTTGCTCAAAATATCTTGCTCTGACTCTTATGCTGCAGAAGAATGGATTCTTGTTCTAGGTTCTTCTTTAgcattcattatttttcttttaattgttttttcatATGTGAGgatttttaaagcagtttttcaAATCCCATCTATCCAAGGGAAGCAGAAAGCCTTCTCTACTTGCTTACCTCATCTCCTAGTCATTTGTATTTTTATGGTAAGTGGTACCTTTGCATACCTGAAACCCATATCCAGCTCCCCATCAACATCAGACATCCTGGTTTCTATGTTTTACTGTGTGGTGCCACCAATCATGAATCCAATGATCTACAGCATGAGGAACAAGGAACTCAAAATGGCAATCTGGAAACTGATCCTCAATATTTTTTCCAACACCTTGCCCCAATTTTTCAGTTTTGTGTAG